The segment TTTCCCCAGCAGCATCCAGTACTGGTAGCCACTTTATTGAAATGTTGCTAAATAGAGGTCAAATTCAAATATTGGCTGGTTCTTAATTTTATGATCATTGTTGCCCtattttttatttgtgttttttCCATATTTCAAGCTTTTGTGTTTGTATGGTGGGCTTTTTCCAGGAAATTTGTAATTGGTAATTTTCAACGAAGACCAAAATCTGATGTCTATTTTTATTGCAAATTACCCCTAATTTATATCAAGAGCATTGGTTCTATAAATAGGTTAAAGGGTTCAAGTTTTTGCCATTTACCATAGGGTGAAAACTGTTCGACTCTTGAACTATTTgataattaagtaaatatttaataTATCAATAGGTTGTTCTTAGATTTGAAAGAAGTAAAATAGGATAATTCTTTATTACTTTTGAGCATGAATGAGGTGTAAACTTACAGCTGCCCGTTTGTCGTCTGAATTATTTGACAATTAAGTAAATATCAAATGAATCAACCATCAAACATTTAATTAAAAGTTTACAcctcatccaaattcaaaaataataaataGTTGTCCTATTTTATTGGTGAACATTAACTTTTAACTTCCAACTCTTTAACAATTAAGATTAATCCACAAaccaattatattatataattttaactACTACTAATATAGATACCTTACACTATCATGTATAAGACAGGTACTAAATTTGTTAATTAAGATGGATAAGCACCTCAATCTTATATATCTCCATCTTTATATGTAAAAAGTAATCTGATCTAAATAGATTTTTTCCAACTATTCTTGCATGCTCACCACATCAGATGCTTTCCTCTCCTACAGCCACTGTAAGGTATTGCCTCTCAGAATAAGTATACATTttgatagatttatttattttaattattcatgattattataattttttttcccaAATGATAGAGGAGAGTTAGTCTTGTGGAATATATATGTCTAGAACTTTGTATGCAATTTCTTTTAAGATTGACAAATTGTAGGAAAAAACTAGATATTTATTATTTCAAAGACAAATTCTTAGTTTGGAATTTTCCCCTATAAAAAAGGTTACTTCAAAAGGGGCCTTGTCAATTTGTTTAAGGTAGTTGTCCGATATTCTCTGTGAAAATCAGTTTCCAACTTTCCAGCAATTAACTGGATAAGATTCTTTGCTTGGGCCTTGGGGACCTGCCCATAGCAATACATTTTTTAGTGATATTAAATACCAGTGGATAAATTGTATAAGATGTTTTGCCCTGAATGAGATCAAGGTTCAAGAACTTGTAGGGTTAGTGATGATGTCAACTCAAAGGCATAAAAATTGACCAACGTTGGGGAAAAAGTTAAATGTTTCATGGAATCATCTCACTACAAATGGATTTCATGGAATCATCTCACTACAAATGGATTAAATGGAATTTTCCCTTCTTGGAACCATCTGACTAGATGGAATCGGAATTTTATCTTCCTGGACCATTGCTTGATATTACATCAGAAAGTCAAATTCTTATATTCTTGGACTATGATTTAGCTTCTTTTAATTCTTGGAATTTTCCTTTTTTGACcattttctttaaattctttaaaaataattttctccTGGGATCATTTTTTGATATTTCATGTGAACCAAATTCTTATTTCCCTGGGTCTTGACCTATTGCCTATATCAAATTCTTAGTTTTTTTTTAGCAGTTTCTGTTTCAATTAGTTTTTAGAGTTATTGTTTCTTCTTCTCGAGTTTTGAGTCTTGACCTAAACAAGGAACATTTCTCACACAAAATATTCAAACTAGAACACATACCATCATGATTTGTATTATCCACTTCTGGATATGGGTCTTTTCTCTGTCATAGTGGTATCCGTATAACTACCCTGTAGTTGTACTGTCGTAAATAAGGTTTATATTGCGCAGTTAACACAATCGTGCAAAACAATAGAAGCAGCCAAAGATTTGTACTTTATAGTACTGTTTTAAATGGTTAAATTGCTTCTTGTTCTTTCAGCCCCTTCATACTATTGCCCcttttataaattataatttttttgaatatgctagcttaaaaaaatataaatagagGCACTCCTTGCATGCACTGATATGCTATTTACCATGTAGCAAAGGATCCTTTATGAAGAGTGAATTAATCAAAACTCTGGGCTGATAGCTTAATAAATAGAATAACAAAAATGTTGGTGAGCACACATGTAGGAGTAAGTATTTTGTTACAAGAAGGTAAAAGATAGGTCATTAAACTTCATTATATTGCAAGTTTATTCCTACGCATTACAAAATATTGAAAGGTTCATTTGCAATTAGACATTAGTTCAGTTGCTGCAGGGAAAATATGACACGAAAAATCAAAGCTTTAACTTACAGAACATGTGGGTTACTACTACtagtatgttttttttaaattttagaaaattgTGTGCATTTTGATATGAGCCTTACAGCTAGATGCTAGTGATATTGCAGGTATGGTCCATAGTCAGAACATTTGACCAACCCCAAAAGTATAAGCCCTTTGTTCATAGTTGCACAATGAGGGGTGATATCAGAGTAGGAAGCATAAGGAATGTGAACGTCAAAACTGGTCTACCAGCAACAGCTAGTGAAGAGAGATTAGAAATCTTGGATGACAATGAACATATTTTGAGCGTCAAAATTCTTGGTGGTGATCATCGGCTGAAGGTGAGATATTTTTACCTACAATGAACATTATACAGTAACCTTAATATAAATGCAGTTCACTTGGAACTTTTAATCTCGGTAGTTCAGAAACTTCCTGTTGAATCTTTGAACCTTGTGTAACTTTGAATTGGAAGAAAAGGGATGGATGGTAGCAAGTAGCACCATTTGTAACATTCTAGAGGCCAGGGATGTATTGGTATCCATGTATCCTGAACAAAATCCAGTCTGGAGAGATGGGTATTCCTTCACTTTGTTCACATAATTCTTATTATATGTtttgtagaatcatcatatgtatcCAATATTTCTTTTACTGGAATATTACTCCATTACTTTAGTTTTCCTTAGTCCATGTAATATTCAAAGGGTTGCTTCTGGAAACAATCTTTTGAATATTCCATTACTCTAATTCATTATCTATTTGAACTGTGACATTACCTATACAAAAACTTCACCAATTCTGAAGCAGAAGGATGCATTTTTCAGCTCTGATGCGCTAGCCATGTGGGCTGTTTCTAGCTTGTAGTAATTTTCTGTGTATGCCGTAGTTACAAGCTCTGGTCGTAGTGTCATGTCACATTTCCCTATGATGAGATTCGGATCCTCCacattaattaatatttttcttctattctctctctctacCCTAAAAATATACTTTAGCTCTTCTGCTGACAAAATGATTTAGGGGCAAACCTTGCTTTTTGGAAGCATTCGGCTACTTTTCTTTTAATTGGTTAGTTGACTGGTTAAGTGTCATCATCATGGCAATCGCTTTACCCTGCCACTATATCAGGGCCTGCTGGACAAGGCATTATCTTGGAAGGATATGTTACTTTCAGTCTTGACCATATCATCAAactttttttattttctatgaCCTTGTGGAGTGTTTCTATGTATTGGTCAAAGTTCTTGGGGTTGATCGTCCCCAAGTCAGTGTGGCCATAAATGTGGACCTCATCCCCCACCTTGAAAGAACTTGAATGCAGCACGAAACCACACTAACATTTTGAGTGTTGGGTGAAGGCTAAGTATATTTTGGAGGAAACAAAATTATGCTACTTAGCAAGAAGTATAGCACTAATAAAATCTTTCATTTGTTTTCATAAACCTATAGGTCCATTTGACTATATTCTATAGCTCTATGGCTCGAAATTCTTAAATTTGTCTATCATGTAGCAAGTTGATTTGATTTTGACGAAGAtagtttctggattcaattgtgttttGGTTTTTCATCAATGTTTGGGATCATACTCTAATCTATTATAAGATGAAAAAACTAACACACAATGGAATTCAGAAACTATCTTCATCAATTCATGGATTGTGaaaaattaatgtatttaatttataagatgAAAAAACTAACACATAATCAGATCCAGAAACTATCTTCATCGATTTATGGAttgtaaaaaattaatttatttgatttataagATGAAAACACATAATCAAATCTAAAAACTATCTTCATCAATTAATGGATTGTGAAAAATAAATGTATTTTAATTCGACTCTGTTTTGAAATTCTCAAATGGTCATGTGGGGTTTTGAAATTTGACTCTGTGTGGCTGTGGCTGCAGAATTACTCTTCAACAGTGACAGTTCATCCAGAGATGATAGATGGGAGGCCAGGCACTATGGTAATTGAATCATATGTGGTTGATGTTCCAGATGGAAACACCAAGGAAGAAACCTGTTACTTTGTAGAAGCATTAGTCAAATGCAATCTCAAGTCCCTTGCGGATGTGGCAGAAAAATTGGCATCACAGCACCACACAGAACTTCTGGAGAGAGCATAGTCTGAGGCGGGACCATATACCCAAACTATTTTTCCACACCATTGTGAAAACCTGCATCTTGGGCCTAGCTGGATGTGTTTTGGAGGCAGAAAGCTTTGAAGTTCTACTTCccatatttctatttctatttgaaaaAGACTAGTGTTACTCTCTCTTGTAAGAATTTTGTGGGGTCAAAGGGTGTTCTATGTTTTTCCCCGAACACAGCCTAGAAGTGGGTATAATGAATTTGACATGGCCTATAGAGGAGATATACATACTAAGAAAGGTTCTCATGTTGCTTCCTACTTTTGCCTACCAGGGAAACCTGTTACTCTTGTGGTCCGGAATGGAGCCTTGGGCTCCTGTGGCTTTGTGTGCATGTCATATTGAATGTCTATAAACTGTAATTTATATGTTTGAGAGTCCGAAAACCTGCAGAAATTcttattttccatttccttggaAACCATCATACATATATGATCTATATGGTAGTGGTGTAATCTTTTTTCTTTTCACCTGGAGATCTTTTCTGTTGCAAATTTCCTATCATAATTTTACTACCAAAAGAAGTCATTGCACACTCTCCACATCATTCTCGTTCAACCGATTATAATATAAACATAATTTATCATAATATAGATGAACACCCGTAACCTAATAAGCAATTAACAATTCAATACAGTAATTATGACTGTAGCCCGATGGGACATATTCAAGCCATCTGTGTAtagttaaaaattataaaaatcaccAAACTTTTGATATTTAGTTCGGTGTAAGGGCACGGATGGTATGCAGCATTCACACGTAATATCTTCACAGAATCAGCAATTTAAAAAGAAAATCccactttaattttttaatataattaaaaaccatttttattaatttatataaattCAATCTTCAATGACGGCATATAATTTGGAAATGTCAAGGTCAATGCGTTATTTTTTTAAGTACCCAGCTTTTCTACTATATTACCTTTAGAAAAGATGCATTACACTAATTAAATGCCAATTTTTTAATATGAAATCGGATGGTTATTTAAAGAGTAaatatgtatattatataatatattcttACCAAAAGTATTATTGATTTTAAAAAGAATACAAAGGATTATTTTAACAAGGATGAATTtgtatgttatattatattatttatatcatATTGTATTATTTAGTTTAAATGTTCAATAAAAACAAGTAAAATAAATAAGTGGAATTTTATAGTATGTGAAATAATATGATGATTATTTTTAATTGTATAGATTTTGAGTTGAAGTAAAATGTGCCTTATATATTTAGAGGTATCCAAATACAAAAGTAGTGAGACTTAATAAAAGGTAATATAGGGGCATCAAATTAAAGGGTTTATTGACTATGCTCACATCAATTTAAACCATTGGATTCTATAATTATCCAACCAATTGAAATTGCACAGAACCAATTTTTCAACTATATCTCGTGTGCCAAAAACGGTGTTTGGATGTTCAAGATAtgcctcccggagtgcaaaaaagaacttATGGCTTTGACGTTAAAAAAAAACAAacatcaaaacaacaaaaaaaaaagatcaaacctctagatctgAAGACAACTCGGAAAGAGTttttcgacgcctattcgtttGCCAAAATCCGACTCCGTTTGCCTAAGTTATTGCAAAAAAACGACTTTGCTATCAAAAAGACTTTCAAGAGGGGTTTGACGGTGACTAGGTGGAGCTGCCGGTAGTGGCGGGTTAGTCGGTGGTGTCTGCAAGCGGTGGCGGTCACCGTTGACGGTTACCATCGCTACTGTTGGCCGCGATGGTGAGTAAATCGCCAGCGGCAGTGGTTTCGGTGATTGGTGTCATGACCGTAGTGGTGCGGAGACCGCATCGGCCTGGGCACGCCATTAAAttgcccaatttttttttttgatattttttcttgAAATGTGTGCCCAAAAGGGCAAAAAAACCCCCCCAAAATTGTAGGGGTTggagttgtccaaattggacaaatttgatatgaaaatgggggtttttgggtagTCTGAGCTCAACCGTGAAgtttgtttgagcccaaaatgcttagaaacaaagaagcaccccatattcaaataaaaaactctgaaaattttgaaaccctagcctccaaaaaattcttctaaaaaatcaagaacaagtagaAGCAAatgtaagctctgataccatgaagaagttgataaatacaactttagagaccccaagaacacctgcaagaaaaatacatgtcacaagagaagaatgaagacaaaaaaacaataatggctctgaagaaaaatattatcattcaaagagggaatgaaaaagaaatacaatacaatccttataaaaggagattatgcaACTCGAAatttgtgcaaccctaaaagaataatgtgtatttaataatacctacaatattatttaaTGTCTAAGTTTAGTTTAAGGGTAGAggataataaactaataattactAGCTAATACACGATAACTCAACATATagaaacacaatgcatgaatcagtcatgtatgcataaaaaacataatagactaattaatgcatgaaactcttcaAATCTAAACATAGCttgtttttcctagtttgcattatgcatggagataaatattaattaattaactaactaataaatgccaataattaattactaactaaaGCATCGATTATTTAGTGGATTAATATAATTGactaattaatatatgaattatttattccaacatatTAAATGCAATGAATGTTGATGTTAAGGTAAATTTAAGTAGTGGATTTTGTTTCTATTTGGAGTAATGGGACACTGTatatacctaaaaatggtctgaagataattaattaaataaacaattatttaattgatcccctttcctaatttaattgaattcatgagcaatttgattaaattttccctttcatgtacttattaataaatctaaggatttatttaataggttcattttaatagtctcattttgattaattaattcaaattaattagtcCTCCCCccattcaatcaattcttctaatcccctaattaattaaaacaaatcaatttatgagttgttgaaaattaatttgtcttttcctattatttaaatttttaaattcaaattacccacatgcctcctaacttctaaccacctaacctaaccatccctctaacctaacccattccacctaaccttgggtttaactaaccctatcctatcttgcacatcctaacctccttatcctaacctcctatggtgtggatattcttcccttgagatacatggcactttggccacatgtctcccctcttggacacttgccctcttatgagaaaagctccttgacacttgtcaccatagagatgacaagtgtcccttcctccaatctcttctccaacctcctccaatttcacccttgatatcttcaaactcaatcttgaccgttgatttctACCACCTCACCCccggccttggaaatcctataaatattccccattttggagcacaaaggatcccatctcattatcaatttaggcattattattataggcatatccattttagcatatcatttaagcattgttattataggcagttGCATCTTAGGTCtactttaatttgatcattttctagaataattgttgaatcatgtagcttaatcaatctctattctagtTTAATTTCAtgatcatcatagcttaatcatgcatatcattagcttaattatcctcttggatcaatctagcataatcaatctcatctagcttgcatatcattatcatttcaaatcctccgtctaggtgtagtcaagtcactgggattgcttatccagatctgagagaaaattcataatcgcatctcttaggaggcgataggtcgctttgtcatggtttatctttcatttgattttatttgctagccatgcttgtaatgatctattgagtgtttgtgttgcagctgcaggtaccacACTTCACAGACACGatattttggcacccatcgtgaggccgaaaatctcatttttggcctcttagcatcatcaatttttcaatatagCAGGTTTCTAACCGGGTTTAattcagaatctcgtacgagttccTTTGAATTATCGTACGAGTTTCTTTGTTTACTCATACGAGaatgtgagaatactcgtatgagTAGGTGAGAATAATCTTACAAAATTTTGCTTCTATGTTTTCAAAAcagattacattttagggttttcatgcttcaatttggctattactaatgctaaccctggtttgtttgtgaaattttctagcagcctaactggtttttgctgGACAATTGttgaagattacgcttgtcaaagcttcatttcattaaaacaacatgactactaacgtatctattttgcaggttgcctaaggagaacttaaccaaactttgtgtcttctttaagttttctaggcacacttattttgctaatggtaaatgaatatcttgttttctatgcttgagaagttgtctaaaaggtaggagagtattctcttgtccatttggacaatcagaaatcccgacctttgaagcacttctatgtttgagatttgattacctttagcaggcctgtcatagtgggaaaaagtaatcaccctgtaagaacgacccaagtgagtacacctagacCTAAGATTTccaactcactctaaaaaataggcctctcaggattaaagtctcggatgatgggattatttgagttttttcttttgagatctctcatatcgtacatttagtagggcctcgcggtctcaatcacgcttgcgtgactacttcttgtttcggtaccttgtagggctataggcctcaatcgcgcttgcatgactacaaggggtaatttcaaatggaaacccttactacgaaccctaagatagaggctactcgattcacctccgaaagggggataatctttgtgcaagagagatagtaactctcccaagacacttgccatatcgtgcccccattagcgtttggagtcggataatacgacattgagaatctattgtgtgagactcaacggccgtattctgattagctactgagtgtgtacctaagtttgcaagcaaatgttttctctctcagccaacttccttaggatttaacatgatgtgcttgaggtcacttatcatatcatgtgtttgttgtgtcttcatccttaaagcagaaaatcaaacatctaaaactgAAAAAAcggaagcaaaacatcaaacttcattgataaaaaattTATCCAAACAAAATTTTTATCTCTGTTTTGTCCTCAGTTGTACGAGTTTTCTAGTTTGTCGTACGAAAAATCTAATTTATCATCTGGTTCAataagaattgtcgtacgagttagTTTAGTAGaggattttgtgttatcttttgtcgTCTGGTTCTGTGAGAAAGCTCGTACGAGTTTATGCATTTGTCATGTGAGATTTTTAGTTTGTCGTATGAGCCTGTCTAAATTGTCATCCGGGGCTCTATAAACTGTCGtacaaatttttgtctctgtcggtccagagctgtcttcttgcatgtcttttttagaTCTCTCATATTTGCTTGATCAATTTATAGTGAGCATAGACACCTGATatttgtcattttgtgcttagattgtcttcttggttcgcttggtaaagttatcatttgtcaaattggattctagaaatagacacctcaagattttcaagtagtcaccttcaacaagttcaagatctaaacatttgaaagtgcattatcaccctctttggtaaactgatcactcaa is part of the Cryptomeria japonica chromosome 10, Sugi_1.0, whole genome shotgun sequence genome and harbors:
- the LOC131026986 gene encoding abscisic acid receptor PYL9; amino-acid sequence: MDGSRGSWREGRLWLGGNMESDYVLRYHRHELQGNQCTSQLVKHIKAPVHLVWSIVRTFDQPQKYKPFVHSCTMRGDIRVGSIRNVNVKTGLPATASEERLEILDDNEHILSVKILGGDHRLKNYSSTVTVHPEMIDGRPGTMVIESYVVDVPDGNTKEETCYFVEALVKCNLKSLADVAEKLASQHHTELLERA